The Methylocystis sp. ATCC 49242 region CTCCCGGTGAAAGGAAATTTCGGGGCGGCGACGAAATCCATTAACCCATGAGGCGCGCATCGTTAAGGGGGCGAGATTGCGACGCTCGCCCGAAATGGGCGCGCGCTCACATTGATTCAGGCGATGGAGGCAAGCTACATTCCTTCCACCATGCTCTATTACGCCACCAAGGCCATCGTCTCGGCGCTCGTCATCGTCGCCATTTCGGAGATCGCCAAGAGATCGACGGGCTTTGCCGCTCTCGTCGCGTCTCTACCGCTCACCTCGCTGTTGGCCTTTGTCTGGCTTCGTATCGAAGGCGCGCCGCCCGAGAAGATCGCGGAGCTGTCCGGCCAGATCTTCTGGCTCATCATCCCGTCGCTGATCCTGTTTCCGCTGTTGCCCTTTCTGCTCAGGAACGGGGTCGGCTTCTGGCTCAGCCTCGGCGCGTCGATCGCCGCGACCGCGGGCGCCTATGTCCTGATGCTGCCGCTGCTGCGCAGGATGGGCGTCGGACTTTAGCTTCGGCCCGGCCGCTGAATATTCACGAACGTTTGTAGCCCGCAGGCATCCGACGCCGTCACCGGTGAAAGATCCCCACAAGCTCCGTTTCCGCCAACAGATGCTTGCGCGCTTCG contains the following coding sequences:
- a CDS encoding DUF3147 family protein; translated protein: MIQAMEASYIPSTMLYYATKAIVSALVIVAISEIAKRSTGFAALVASLPLTSLLAFVWLRIEGAPPEKIAELSGQIFWLIIPSLILFPLLPFLLRNGVGFWLSLGASIAATAGAYVLMLPLLRRMGVGL